The Planctomycetota bacterium genome includes a region encoding these proteins:
- the xseA gene encoding exodeoxyribonuclease VII large subunit, whose product MEPSPAEEVLTVSELTRRIRRSLEDEFPHVCVVGEVSNLARPKSGHVYLTLKDGGAQVSAVLWRSAAVRLRFDLEDGMEVIVTGSLSVYEPRGSYQITISSIKPKGLGALQLAFLRLKDKLEKEGLFRPEHKRPLPYLPECVGVVTSPTGAAIHDILTVIARRFPPAHVVLRPVRVQGEGAAAEIAQAIEDFNTWGGADVLIVGRGGGSLEDLWAFNEEIVARAIYASRIPIISAVGHEIDVTISDLVADRRALTPTEAAEIVLPEFRELVGRLDDARGRLAAALRGQVGLARARLEQVRGAYGFRVPSEMVRRHEQRLDDLCAAAALATRRRLEAARDRLAAAAGRLEALSPLGVLRRGYSITRIAGTRTVLRDAAQVHKGQSIETLLHAGRLVSQVQEAESHDAGGGEAPRR is encoded by the coding sequence GTGGAGCCATCTCCAGCCGAAGAAGTCCTCACTGTCTCTGAGCTCACGCGGCGCATTCGCCGGTCGCTGGAGGACGAGTTTCCCCATGTCTGCGTGGTTGGCGAGGTGTCGAATCTCGCGCGGCCCAAGTCGGGGCACGTCTACCTGACCCTCAAGGACGGCGGCGCGCAGGTCTCCGCCGTGCTCTGGCGCAGCGCGGCGGTGCGCCTGCGCTTCGACCTCGAAGACGGGATGGAGGTCATTGTCACAGGCTCGCTGAGCGTCTACGAGCCGCGCGGGAGCTACCAGATCACCATCTCCTCCATCAAGCCCAAGGGCCTGGGCGCCCTCCAGCTCGCCTTTCTCCGACTCAAGGACAAGCTGGAGAAGGAGGGACTGTTCCGCCCCGAGCACAAGAGACCGCTGCCGTACCTGCCGGAGTGCGTCGGCGTCGTGACCTCGCCCACTGGCGCCGCCATCCATGACATCCTCACTGTGATCGCCCGGCGGTTTCCGCCGGCTCACGTGGTGCTTCGGCCCGTGCGGGTGCAGGGCGAAGGGGCCGCCGCCGAGATCGCGCAGGCGATCGAGGACTTCAACACCTGGGGCGGGGCGGACGTGCTGATCGTCGGGCGCGGCGGGGGGAGCTTGGAGGACCTCTGGGCGTTCAACGAGGAGATCGTGGCGCGCGCCATCTACGCATCCCGAATCCCCATCATCTCGGCGGTGGGGCATGAGATTGACGTCACGATCTCCGACCTGGTCGCCGACCGCCGCGCGCTGACGCCAACCGAGGCGGCCGAGATCGTGCTGCCCGAGTTCCGCGAACTCGTGGGGCGCCTGGACGATGCCCGAGGCCGTCTGGCCGCGGCCCTCCGGGGGCAGGTGGGGCTGGCGCGCGCCCGGCTCGAGCAAGTCCGGGGCGCCTACGGATTCCGCGTGCCGTCGGAAATGGTGCGGCGTCACGAGCAGAGGCTCGACGACCTGTGCGCCGCGGCGGCTCTCGCCACGCGACGCCGGCTGGAGGCGGCCCGCGACCGCCTGGCCGCCGCGGCCGGCCGCCTGGAGGCCCTGAGCCCGCTGGGCGTGCTGCGCCGGGGATACTCGATCACCCGCATCGCCGGCACGCGGACCGTGCTGCGCGACGCCGCCCAGGTGCACAAGGGGCAAAGCATCGAGACGCTGCTCCATGCCGGGCGGCTCGTGTCGCAGGTGCAGGAAGCCGAGAGCCATGACGCGGGCGGCGGCGAGGCCCCGCGGCGCTGA
- the xseB gene encoding exodeoxyribonuclease VII small subunit produces the protein MGKRPPFEKSLEALEEIVAELESGQLTLDEALDRYERGVAIHKACTEMLAAAEKRIEVLLKGSDGELTTSPLKADEEPPREDES, from the coding sequence ATGGGCAAACGCCCGCCATTCGAGAAGAGCCTGGAGGCTCTCGAAGAAATCGTCGCCGAGCTGGAGAGCGGGCAGCTCACGCTCGACGAGGCCCTGGACCGCTATGAGCGCGGCGTCGCCATCCACAAGGCCTGCACCGAGATGCTCGCCGCCGCCGAGAAGCGCATCGAGGTGTTGCTGAAAGGCAGCGACGGCGAACTGACGACCAGCCCTCTGAAGGCCGACGAAGAGCCCCCACGCGAGGACGAGTCGTGA
- a CDS encoding polyprenyl synthetase family protein, with protein sequence MSTERLARYLDESRLWVDAALDARLPQPEGPAGRLAEAMRYSVFAGGKRVRPALVRLASELCGGAPDCALAAACAIELVHTYSLIHDDLPAMDDDDLRRGRPSCHRAFDEATAILAGDALLTLAFEVLADGSAGPQGLAMVAELARGAGLRGMVGGQLADMVLATTAPTPEAVEFIHWHKTAALMGTSLRLGALAAGAAWDHVTRLGRYGELLGLAFQATDDALDVAATTEALGKTAGKDAASGKITCPAVFGLEATRERARALGERAIAELEPFGDAAAVLRDLAHYVVSRSA encoded by the coding sequence GTGAGCACCGAGCGACTGGCGAGGTACCTGGACGAGAGCCGCTTGTGGGTGGATGCCGCCCTGGATGCCCGCCTGCCGCAGCCCGAGGGCCCCGCGGGGCGCCTGGCCGAGGCCATGCGCTACAGCGTGTTCGCGGGGGGCAAACGGGTGCGGCCGGCGCTCGTGCGGCTCGCCAGCGAACTGTGCGGCGGCGCGCCCGATTGCGCGCTGGCGGCGGCCTGCGCCATCGAGCTGGTCCACACCTACTCGCTGATCCACGACGATCTGCCTGCGATGGACGATGACGACCTTCGCCGCGGGCGGCCCTCGTGCCACAGGGCCTTCGACGAAGCCACCGCCATCCTGGCGGGGGATGCGCTGCTGACATTGGCCTTCGAGGTGCTGGCCGACGGATCGGCCGGCCCCCAGGGGCTTGCGATGGTGGCCGAACTGGCGCGCGGCGCGGGGCTGCGCGGCATGGTCGGCGGCCAGTTGGCCGACATGGTCCTGGCGACGACCGCGCCCACGCCGGAGGCGGTCGAGTTCATCCACTGGCACAAGACGGCGGCCTTGATGGGCACGTCGCTCCGCCTCGGCGCCCTGGCGGCCGGCGCCGCCTGGGACCACGTGACCAGGCTGGGACGCTACGGCGAACTCCTCGGCCTGGCCTTCCAGGCGACCGACGACGCCCTCGACGTGGCGGCGACCACGGAGGCCCTCGGCAAGACGGCTGGCAAGGACGCGGCGTCGGGCAAGATCACATGCCCTGCCGTCTTCGGCCTCGAGGCGACGCGCGAGCGCGCCCGCGCACTCGGCGAGCGGGCCATCGCCGAACTGGAGCCCTTCGGCGACGCCGCGGCAGTCCTCCGCGACCTCGCTCACTATGTGGTGAGCCGGAGTGCCTAG